One part of the Vicia villosa cultivar HV-30 ecotype Madison, WI linkage group LG6, Vvil1.0, whole genome shotgun sequence genome encodes these proteins:
- the LOC131613249 gene encoding uncharacterized protein LOC131613249 — translation MLIFWKDNGVEVISSFKGEGYLGVKFRVKNIFFYVINVYSSCDIVKKTILWRKLLELKELFDDGEWIIGGDFNAIKESCERKGRGVVSNSNEIKEFADFIERFRLVDLPCKGKKFTWYSGNGISMSRIDRLLVSSFKVEGRGDYVLKQKLNLLKGRLKWWNKEVFSRVDLDIQEEVRDINLGDDLLEAEDIQPDTVFNRKEATSRFWTKLRIKENMLVQKANLKWLNEGDSNSGFFHKVMKENRRINYTGPINSTKGMLDSVKEIKDHVVHYFTKKIEVEVGETPTLERIIFDRISEEDKVWLERPFQEVEINEALKCCGGAKSPGPDGYSFLFIKRCWFF, via the exons ATGTTGATATTTTGGAAGGATAACGGTGTGGAAGTTATCTCTAGTTTCAAAGGGGAGGGGTACTTGGGCGTGAAATTCCGTGTGAAGAACATTTTCTTTTATGTGATTAATGTTTACTCATCTTGTGATATCGTTAAGAAGACAATTCTTTGGCGGAAGCTTTTGGAGTTGAAAGAGTTATTTGATGATGGAGAGTGGATTATTGGTGGAGATTTCAATGCTATTAAGGAGAGTTGTGAGAGGAAGGGGAGAGGGGTGGTGTCTAATTCTAACGAGATTAAGGAGTTTGCGGATTTTATAGAGAGGTTTAGGTTGGTGGACCTACCTTGTAAAGGGAAAAAGTTTACTTGGTATAGCGGCAACGGAATATCGATGAGTAGAATTGATAGACTTCTAGTGTCG AGTTTTAAGGTGGAAGGTAGAGGAGATTATGTTTTGAAACAAAAACTTAATCTTCTTAAGGGGAGGCTTAAATGGTGGAATAAAGAGGTTTTTAGTAGAGTTGATTTGGATATTCAAGAGGAAGTAAGAGATATTAATTTAGGAGATGACTTGTTGGAAGCGGAAGATATTCAACCGGATACGGTATTTAATAGGAAGGAAGCCACGAGTCGGTTTTGGACGAAATTGAGGATAAAGGAAAATATGTTAGTTCAAAAAGCTAATTTGAAGTGGCTTAATGAAGGAGATTCCAATAGTGGATTTTTCCACAAGGTTATGAAGGAGAACAGAAGAATAAATTATACCGGGCCTATTAATTCGACAAAGGGGATGTTAGATTCGGTGAAGGAAATAAAAGATCACGTTGTTCATTAtttcacaaaaaaaattgaagtgGAGGTAGGAGAGACACCAACGCTAGAACGGATTATTTTCGATAGAATTAGTGAAGAGGATAAAGTATGGCTTGAAAGACCTTTCCAAGAAGTTGAGATCAATGAGGCATTAAAGTGTTGTGGTGGAGCTAAAAGCCCGGGTCCGGATGGgtattcttttcttttcattaaAAGGTGttggtttttttaa